The following coding sequences are from one Asterias amurensis chromosome 8, ASM3211899v1 window:
- the LOC139940614 gene encoding small integral membrane protein 19-like, whose protein sequence is MASENHGLPPEVHIDHWNEATNIYMIVIVVSVWFFVYLKRHTGMFARLFTRPTAAMEERTQRYREELKKVRLRQQLELYYVSRRWEQSQQQVPVAAEHHIDMNMST, encoded by the exons ATGGCGAGTGAGAATCATGGTCTCCCGCCAGAGGTGCACATCGATCATTGGAATGAAGCCACCAATATCTACATGATCGTCATTGTGGTGTCTGTATGGTTCTTCGTTTATTTAAAGAG ACACACTGGAATGTTTGCCAGGTTATTCACCCGGCCGACAGCCGCAATGGAAGAAAGAACACAACGCTACAGGGAAGAACTAAAAAAAGTCAGACTCAGACAACAGCTGGAGTTGTATTACGTTT CTCGGAGATGGGAGCAGAGCCAGCAGCAGGTGCCAGTGGCAGCTGAGCATCACATTGACATGAACATGTCCACGTGA
- the LOC139940414 gene encoding lateral signaling target protein 2 homolog isoform X1, producing the protein MMSIRKWLYKPKKTDNQLLAQFYFSDEELNAVSQELDSFDGRQDPERCTLLVNQLRTCQDRVLAIVEQVMDHAIVNERANRDFRAKFPDDVLQDSLAGQLWFGAECLAAGSTIMNREIESAALRPIARGLTRSLDVLRSILREQCYKDLNHYSDKVKDGLRKFDEMFAEFELSYVSAMVPVKTAREYDTQQDVIVLFCETLDRALKKAYVTQDQVDDYDPALMFTIPRLAIVGGLFVFPSGPLNMERDSRYISELFRPFQGLLLKIKELLETLHEEELILLEKALCSTKDSWEDIEKQLNEMSLNYDTPRSGRSRRTSRNPDSICLSPCDSMMTECSMISSSFMSTPEGADLMQRLSFSESWHELSQEVLSVEEEGLPCEASGSDARVPSPRTSGVKVVRNHSDAVVEQGAASSPHGYNEVEEEGNGDLKNNNFFALRNSNQESNHETNSPVIEAPPAVNGDRVDRPNHPPRLTREDSGLGSAPEMELMDLFINVPPMLQNSVEVELNGDGGLVRVHSHETVPHSSKTNPSLLRIETGHLQDSVGVSTNGERPLPITTPNGSDFAPTFFGKGKPSTELSLVGARTSPTVNNRHHLDFTSEGPVSPSRIIRQNSLDSPSPNNHSEPTSFFQRIRHGSGRRSSMSDQESSRASTPNRDISASAINRVEGSRGVRRVKVQSEVPGDGDGDGDNDGSSSSCSSSCCGGDDEVCSYQWESDGSDSDSTSYLSENNDEFEIAMAIEAAEIAARQEMRSHFRSSSDLVHRLFVCIAGVADQLQTNYASDLRNILKTVFIMCATEPYYMPVEETTTNNSPAEEQINEASGAGIAASGTDEKTHNHSPKKKSSPPNGKVHFESNAPTNGSVSNEDVFSNENSEIVNTSSASKSSACGESQNDDQGPSSTGDQVQEPSSSTSSCDAVVECVAETSAVSDGSTPEPKERKRHRSGSRNRRTTAYQDPPLWVPDDSATECTSCKALFTMLRRKHHCRNCGRIFCNRCSANSVPLPRYGQLSPVRVCNRCYMFQVTPFQH; encoded by the exons ATGATGTCAATACGCAAGTGGTTGTACAAACCAAAA AAAACGGACAACCAGCTACTGGCCCAGTTTTACTTCAGCGATGAGGAGCTTAACGCGGTGTCTCAGGAGTTGGACAGCTTTGACGGCAGGCAAGACCCGGAGAGATGCACGCTGCTCGTTAATCAACTCCGAACGTGCCAAGACAGAGTACTCG CGATTGTGGAACAGGTCATGGACCACGCTATAGTAAACGAGAGGGCCAATCGGGATTTTAGGGCCAAGTTCCCTGACGATGTCTTGCAAGACAGCCTCGCTGGCCAGCTATGGTTTGGCGCAGAG TGTCTGGCTGCCGGCTCCACTATTATGAACCGTGAGATAGAGAGTGCTGCATTACGGCCGATAGCAAGAGGTCTTACAAGGAGCTTGGATGTCTTAAGAAGTATCTTAAGGGAGCAGTGCTACAAGGATCTCAACCACTACAGTGACAAG GTGAAGGATGGGCTGAGGAAATTTGATGAGATGTTTGCCGAGTTCGAGTTGAGCTACGTGAGCGCCATGGTCCCCGTGAAGACAGCGAGAGAGTATGATACTCAGCAGGACGTCATCGTTCTCTTTTGTGAGACTCTGGACAG GGCATTGAAGAAGGCTTACGTAACTCAAGATCAAGTGGATGACTATGACCCGGCGCTGATGTTCACTATACCAAGACTCGCTATTGTTGG TGGACTATTTGTGTTTCCAAGTGGACCGTTGAATATGGAGAGGGATTCTCGTTACATATCTGAATTGTTTAGACCATTTCAGGGTCTCCTCCTCAAGATAAA ggAGTTACTGGAAACACTGCACGAGGAGGAGCTTATCCTCCTAGAGAAAGCACTGTGCAGCACCAAAGACTCCTGGGAAGATATCGAGAAACAACTTAACGAGATGAGTCTGAACTACGACACCCCACGCTCCGGTCGGTCACGTCGCACCAGCCGCAACCCGGACTCCATCTGCCTGTCACCTTGCGACAGCATGATGACAGAATGCTCCATGATCAGCTCCAGCTTCATGTCGACACCAGAGGGCGCTGATCTCATGCAGAGGCTGAGCTTCTCCGAGTCGTGGCACGAACTCTCCCAGGAGGTGCTGAGCGTCGAGGAGGAGGGGTTGCCATGCGAGGCCTCGGGGAGTGATGCTAGGGTTCCTTCGCCACGAACATCAGGAGTTAAAGTTGTAAGGAATCATTCTGATGCAGTAGTGGAGCAAGGGGCGGCGTCGTCGCCTCATGGGTATAATGAGGTTGAAGAGGAAGGGAACGGGGACTTGAAAAACAATAACTTCTTTGCGCTGAGGAATTCAAATCAGGAGAGTAATCATGAGACGAATTCTCCCGTGATTGAAGCACCCCCTGCAGTGAACGGGGACAGGGTCGATAGACCCAATCATCCCCCTCGCCTGACGAGGGAAGATAGCGGACTGGGATCAGCTCCAGAGATGGAGCTTATGGACTTGTTCATAAACGTGCCACCGATGCTCCAGAACAGTGTGGAGGTTGAACTGAATGGCGATGGTGGACTCGTCAGAGTCCACAGTCATGAAACTGTGCCTCACAGCAGTAAAACAAACCCAAGCCTGCTTAGAATAGAGACGGGGCATTTACAGGACTCTGTAGGGGTGAGTACAAATGGGGAACGCCCGTTACCTATAACCACACCCAACGGGAGTGACTTTGCCCCAACGTTTTTCGGTAAAGGGAAGCCGAGCACTGAGTTGAGCCTCGTCGGGGCCAGGACTAGTCCCACGGTGAATAACAGACATCACTTAGATTTCACCTCGGAGGGGCCTGTGTCGCCGTCTCGAATCATCCGCCAGAACTCGCTGGATTCCCCGTCGCCAAACAACCACAGCGAGCCCACCTCATTCTTTCAGAGGATTCGTCATGGGTCTGGTCGCCGGTCGTCCATGTCGGACCAGGAGTCCTCCCGCGCATCAACGCCGAATCGTGACATCTCAGCAAGTGCAATAAATCGAGTGGAAGGGAGTCGCGGTGTGAGGCGGGTGAAGGTACAGTCGGAGGTACCGGGAGACGGTGATGGTGACGGCGATAATGATGGGTCGTCCAGTTCATGCTCGTCATCGTGCTGTGGAGGGGATGATGAAGTGTGTAGCTATCAGTGGGAGTCTGATGGAAg tgacagtgacagtacGTCCTATCTATCTGAAAACAATGATGAGTTTGAGATCGCCATGGCGATAGAGGCAGCGGAGATTGCCGCTCGACAGGAGATGAGGTCCCATTTCAGAAGCTCAAGCGATCTTGTGCACAGGCTCTTTGTCTGTATTGCAG GTGTTGCTGATCAGCTCCAGACAAACTATGCCAGCGATCTGCGCAACATCCTCAAGACAGTCTTCATAATGTGTGCCACAGAACCTTACTACATGCCCGTCgaggaaacaacaacaaacaacagtcCAGCTGAGGAGCAGATAAACGAGGCGTCGGGTGCCGGCATTGCGGCATCAGGCACCGACGAAAAAACCCACAATCATTCGCcaaaaaagaaatcatcaccTCCGAACGGCAAAGTCCATTTCGAGAGTAACGCACCCACCAACGGATCAGTCTCAAACGAGGACGTCTTCTCAAATGAAAATTCTGAAATAGTGAACACGTCGAGCGCTTCTAAGAGCTCTGCCTGTGGGGAATCCCAAAATGATGACCAGGGACCCTCATCAACTGGCGACCAGGTTCAGGAACCGTCTAGCAGCACATCATCCTGCGACGCGGTCGTTGAATGTGTGGCTGAGACGTCAGCAGTGTCCGACGGCTCCACCCCTGAGCCAAAAGAGAGAAAGAGACACCGGAGTGGCTCACGGAATAGACGGACAACGGCATACCAAG ACCCACCACTGTGGGTTCCTGATGACAGTGCTACTGAATGTACCTCATGTAAGGCGTTATTTACAATGCTCCGACGGAAACATCACTGTAGGAACTGCGGAAGG ATCTTCTGCAATCGTTGTTCAGCCAACTCGGTTCCATTGCCACGCTACGGTCAGCTGAGTCCAGTCAGAGTCTGTAATAGATGCTACATGTTTCAAGTCACTCCATTCCAACACTGA
- the LOC139940414 gene encoding lateral signaling target protein 2 homolog isoform X2, which translates to MKTDNQLLAQFYFSDEELNAVSQELDSFDGRQDPERCTLLVNQLRTCQDRVLAIVEQVMDHAIVNERANRDFRAKFPDDVLQDSLAGQLWFGAECLAAGSTIMNREIESAALRPIARGLTRSLDVLRSILREQCYKDLNHYSDKVKDGLRKFDEMFAEFELSYVSAMVPVKTAREYDTQQDVIVLFCETLDRALKKAYVTQDQVDDYDPALMFTIPRLAIVGGLFVFPSGPLNMERDSRYISELFRPFQGLLLKIKELLETLHEEELILLEKALCSTKDSWEDIEKQLNEMSLNYDTPRSGRSRRTSRNPDSICLSPCDSMMTECSMISSSFMSTPEGADLMQRLSFSESWHELSQEVLSVEEEGLPCEASGSDARVPSPRTSGVKVVRNHSDAVVEQGAASSPHGYNEVEEEGNGDLKNNNFFALRNSNQESNHETNSPVIEAPPAVNGDRVDRPNHPPRLTREDSGLGSAPEMELMDLFINVPPMLQNSVEVELNGDGGLVRVHSHETVPHSSKTNPSLLRIETGHLQDSVGVSTNGERPLPITTPNGSDFAPTFFGKGKPSTELSLVGARTSPTVNNRHHLDFTSEGPVSPSRIIRQNSLDSPSPNNHSEPTSFFQRIRHGSGRRSSMSDQESSRASTPNRDISASAINRVEGSRGVRRVKVQSEVPGDGDGDGDNDGSSSSCSSSCCGGDDEVCSYQWESDGSDSDSTSYLSENNDEFEIAMAIEAAEIAARQEMRSHFRSSSDLVHRLFVCIAGVADQLQTNYASDLRNILKTVFIMCATEPYYMPVEETTTNNSPAEEQINEASGAGIAASGTDEKTHNHSPKKKSSPPNGKVHFESNAPTNGSVSNEDVFSNENSEIVNTSSASKSSACGESQNDDQGPSSTGDQVQEPSSSTSSCDAVVECVAETSAVSDGSTPEPKERKRHRSGSRNRRTTAYQDPPLWVPDDSATECTSCKALFTMLRRKHHCRNCGRIFCNRCSANSVPLPRYGQLSPVRVCNRCYMFQVTPFQH; encoded by the exons ATG AAAACGGACAACCAGCTACTGGCCCAGTTTTACTTCAGCGATGAGGAGCTTAACGCGGTGTCTCAGGAGTTGGACAGCTTTGACGGCAGGCAAGACCCGGAGAGATGCACGCTGCTCGTTAATCAACTCCGAACGTGCCAAGACAGAGTACTCG CGATTGTGGAACAGGTCATGGACCACGCTATAGTAAACGAGAGGGCCAATCGGGATTTTAGGGCCAAGTTCCCTGACGATGTCTTGCAAGACAGCCTCGCTGGCCAGCTATGGTTTGGCGCAGAG TGTCTGGCTGCCGGCTCCACTATTATGAACCGTGAGATAGAGAGTGCTGCATTACGGCCGATAGCAAGAGGTCTTACAAGGAGCTTGGATGTCTTAAGAAGTATCTTAAGGGAGCAGTGCTACAAGGATCTCAACCACTACAGTGACAAG GTGAAGGATGGGCTGAGGAAATTTGATGAGATGTTTGCCGAGTTCGAGTTGAGCTACGTGAGCGCCATGGTCCCCGTGAAGACAGCGAGAGAGTATGATACTCAGCAGGACGTCATCGTTCTCTTTTGTGAGACTCTGGACAG GGCATTGAAGAAGGCTTACGTAACTCAAGATCAAGTGGATGACTATGACCCGGCGCTGATGTTCACTATACCAAGACTCGCTATTGTTGG TGGACTATTTGTGTTTCCAAGTGGACCGTTGAATATGGAGAGGGATTCTCGTTACATATCTGAATTGTTTAGACCATTTCAGGGTCTCCTCCTCAAGATAAA ggAGTTACTGGAAACACTGCACGAGGAGGAGCTTATCCTCCTAGAGAAAGCACTGTGCAGCACCAAAGACTCCTGGGAAGATATCGAGAAACAACTTAACGAGATGAGTCTGAACTACGACACCCCACGCTCCGGTCGGTCACGTCGCACCAGCCGCAACCCGGACTCCATCTGCCTGTCACCTTGCGACAGCATGATGACAGAATGCTCCATGATCAGCTCCAGCTTCATGTCGACACCAGAGGGCGCTGATCTCATGCAGAGGCTGAGCTTCTCCGAGTCGTGGCACGAACTCTCCCAGGAGGTGCTGAGCGTCGAGGAGGAGGGGTTGCCATGCGAGGCCTCGGGGAGTGATGCTAGGGTTCCTTCGCCACGAACATCAGGAGTTAAAGTTGTAAGGAATCATTCTGATGCAGTAGTGGAGCAAGGGGCGGCGTCGTCGCCTCATGGGTATAATGAGGTTGAAGAGGAAGGGAACGGGGACTTGAAAAACAATAACTTCTTTGCGCTGAGGAATTCAAATCAGGAGAGTAATCATGAGACGAATTCTCCCGTGATTGAAGCACCCCCTGCAGTGAACGGGGACAGGGTCGATAGACCCAATCATCCCCCTCGCCTGACGAGGGAAGATAGCGGACTGGGATCAGCTCCAGAGATGGAGCTTATGGACTTGTTCATAAACGTGCCACCGATGCTCCAGAACAGTGTGGAGGTTGAACTGAATGGCGATGGTGGACTCGTCAGAGTCCACAGTCATGAAACTGTGCCTCACAGCAGTAAAACAAACCCAAGCCTGCTTAGAATAGAGACGGGGCATTTACAGGACTCTGTAGGGGTGAGTACAAATGGGGAACGCCCGTTACCTATAACCACACCCAACGGGAGTGACTTTGCCCCAACGTTTTTCGGTAAAGGGAAGCCGAGCACTGAGTTGAGCCTCGTCGGGGCCAGGACTAGTCCCACGGTGAATAACAGACATCACTTAGATTTCACCTCGGAGGGGCCTGTGTCGCCGTCTCGAATCATCCGCCAGAACTCGCTGGATTCCCCGTCGCCAAACAACCACAGCGAGCCCACCTCATTCTTTCAGAGGATTCGTCATGGGTCTGGTCGCCGGTCGTCCATGTCGGACCAGGAGTCCTCCCGCGCATCAACGCCGAATCGTGACATCTCAGCAAGTGCAATAAATCGAGTGGAAGGGAGTCGCGGTGTGAGGCGGGTGAAGGTACAGTCGGAGGTACCGGGAGACGGTGATGGTGACGGCGATAATGATGGGTCGTCCAGTTCATGCTCGTCATCGTGCTGTGGAGGGGATGATGAAGTGTGTAGCTATCAGTGGGAGTCTGATGGAAg tgacagtgacagtacGTCCTATCTATCTGAAAACAATGATGAGTTTGAGATCGCCATGGCGATAGAGGCAGCGGAGATTGCCGCTCGACAGGAGATGAGGTCCCATTTCAGAAGCTCAAGCGATCTTGTGCACAGGCTCTTTGTCTGTATTGCAG GTGTTGCTGATCAGCTCCAGACAAACTATGCCAGCGATCTGCGCAACATCCTCAAGACAGTCTTCATAATGTGTGCCACAGAACCTTACTACATGCCCGTCgaggaaacaacaacaaacaacagtcCAGCTGAGGAGCAGATAAACGAGGCGTCGGGTGCCGGCATTGCGGCATCAGGCACCGACGAAAAAACCCACAATCATTCGCcaaaaaagaaatcatcaccTCCGAACGGCAAAGTCCATTTCGAGAGTAACGCACCCACCAACGGATCAGTCTCAAACGAGGACGTCTTCTCAAATGAAAATTCTGAAATAGTGAACACGTCGAGCGCTTCTAAGAGCTCTGCCTGTGGGGAATCCCAAAATGATGACCAGGGACCCTCATCAACTGGCGACCAGGTTCAGGAACCGTCTAGCAGCACATCATCCTGCGACGCGGTCGTTGAATGTGTGGCTGAGACGTCAGCAGTGTCCGACGGCTCCACCCCTGAGCCAAAAGAGAGAAAGAGACACCGGAGTGGCTCACGGAATAGACGGACAACGGCATACCAAG ACCCACCACTGTGGGTTCCTGATGACAGTGCTACTGAATGTACCTCATGTAAGGCGTTATTTACAATGCTCCGACGGAAACATCACTGTAGGAACTGCGGAAGG ATCTTCTGCAATCGTTGTTCAGCCAACTCGGTTCCATTGCCACGCTACGGTCAGCTGAGTCCAGTCAGAGTCTGTAATAGATGCTACATGTTTCAAGTCACTCCATTCCAACACTGA